The following are encoded together in the Actinoplanes sp. N902-109 genome:
- a CDS encoding NACHT domain-containing NTPase, whose translation MPKALTYADAVQLLDGASPLVKAADNLLGGALSLATAGGSDLALSLFDAKAEAVRLGRVVTATIADSVRGLTRYNRSQRLQAAHGVLVVTAFFESLDQCLTGAGLTSPGFTREQQLALAAPADEPWLVALLTSAIPAPAPDRGYDRLLDELRQWCRGQSDPLLAHLTGLAVWDDADDRRRHALRELVTGHLPGDAVRRYDESVRRLSQDVPEFAIWLRQLDSRAAARGLEALAAALRAATSHRDPVRQRALLAAAYRAGLDRPVIGGDAGGLVLPSLGAAYIDPGYRVKPAGPGARPAEEEWWRDAEPRDDFAGFLATYLTTPQAADAPMVLLGHPGAGKSSLTRVLAGRLPAADFLVVRVPLRDVRAEADLQDQVEQALRSEIGETVSWATLAGDAGAAMPLLLLDGFDELLQVTGIHQSDYLHRVAAFQQREATLGRPVAVIVTSRIAVADRARLPAGALAVRLEPFDAARVGRWLAVWNGANAARLAAQGRRPLPQPVVDRFPALAGQPLLLLMLALYDAAGNALQHDEDTFDTGQLYERLLSEFAGREVRRTHPGASDAELAAFVEDELLRLSVVAFAMFHRVRLWATTEEIDRDLAGLGLRPAVTRDATFRTPITAGQELVGRFFFIQRAQANRDDQTLQTYEFLHATFGEYLVARLVAQAVGDAAARSQARTLRLGPADDDDLLQTLLAFTPLTARATVLPFVAAMLRRTAPVRDWLLDQLRAAVLRPRLAPRAYAPVDKRLDHRMATYSFNLALLTVACGEPVHAADLFRRAKDPASWLRDTALQWRAAVPSGMYLDALETLDVTRTWSPDGRRDLVLRAAQDAAWPTAEPLWSHKIGPGSEMAAWIEGSFSNYFDLTSTLRSMHLSGALSDDALRHAVEPLTTRLSPAVTTFAVHGRSDAESVAHSLVALWLASTLRDDSEQLLRAYERAVTAVEYALEPPQATHGAGGAGIAIVLGQLAQDAAGSRLPAAAVAGFLDRLVASHRFPECPGKAAAVECLLTLDSPVRAGTAKTLELFFEEWPPGLVLRFFAAEPERLRLVDAGRVLRRVAADGPSPAGADPALGAAFDAIRSAAGG comes from the coding sequence ATGCCCAAGGCCCTGACGTACGCCGATGCTGTGCAGCTGCTCGACGGCGCGAGCCCGCTGGTCAAGGCGGCCGACAACCTGCTCGGCGGCGCGTTGAGCCTGGCCACGGCGGGTGGCAGCGACCTCGCGCTGAGCCTGTTCGACGCCAAGGCCGAGGCGGTCCGGCTCGGCCGGGTGGTCACCGCGACCATCGCCGACTCGGTACGGGGTCTGACCCGCTACAACCGCAGCCAGCGACTGCAAGCCGCGCATGGCGTGCTGGTGGTGACCGCCTTCTTCGAGTCCCTCGACCAGTGCCTGACCGGCGCCGGGCTGACCAGCCCCGGCTTCACCCGCGAGCAGCAGCTGGCCCTGGCCGCACCCGCCGACGAGCCCTGGCTGGTGGCGCTGCTGACGTCGGCGATACCGGCGCCGGCCCCGGACCGGGGCTACGACCGGCTGCTCGACGAGCTGCGTCAGTGGTGCCGGGGGCAGAGCGATCCCCTGCTGGCCCACCTCACCGGGCTGGCGGTCTGGGACGACGCCGACGACCGGCGGCGGCACGCCCTGCGCGAACTGGTGACCGGCCACCTGCCCGGCGACGCCGTGCGGCGTTACGACGAGTCGGTGCGGCGGCTGTCGCAGGATGTGCCGGAGTTCGCCATCTGGTTGCGCCAGCTCGACTCCCGGGCGGCGGCCCGTGGTCTGGAGGCGCTGGCGGCGGCGTTGCGGGCGGCGACCTCGCACCGCGATCCGGTGCGCCAGCGGGCCCTGCTGGCCGCCGCCTACCGGGCCGGGCTCGACCGCCCGGTCATCGGCGGGGACGCCGGCGGGCTGGTGCTGCCCAGCCTCGGTGCCGCGTACATCGATCCGGGTTATCGGGTGAAGCCGGCCGGACCCGGGGCCCGCCCGGCCGAGGAGGAGTGGTGGCGCGACGCGGAGCCCCGCGACGACTTCGCCGGGTTCCTGGCCACCTATCTGACCACGCCGCAGGCCGCGGATGCGCCGATGGTGCTGCTGGGGCACCCCGGCGCGGGCAAGTCGTCGCTGACCAGGGTGCTGGCCGGACGGCTGCCGGCCGCCGACTTCCTGGTGGTCCGGGTGCCGCTGCGCGACGTACGGGCCGAAGCCGATCTCCAGGACCAGGTCGAGCAGGCGCTGCGCAGCGAGATCGGGGAGACGGTCAGCTGGGCCACGCTGGCGGGCGACGCGGGCGCGGCGATGCCGCTGCTGCTGCTCGACGGTTTCGACGAACTGCTCCAGGTCACCGGCATCCACCAGTCGGACTACCTGCACCGGGTGGCCGCCTTCCAGCAGCGCGAGGCCACCCTCGGGCGCCCGGTCGCCGTCATCGTGACCAGCCGGATCGCCGTGGCGGACCGGGCCCGGCTGCCGGCCGGTGCCCTGGCCGTCCGGCTCGAACCCTTCGACGCGGCCCGGGTCGGCCGATGGCTGGCCGTCTGGAACGGCGCCAACGCCGCCCGGCTCGCCGCCCAGGGCCGCCGCCCGCTCCCGCAGCCGGTGGTCGACCGCTTCCCCGCCCTCGCCGGCCAGCCGTTGCTGCTGCTCATGCTCGCCCTGTACGACGCGGCGGGCAACGCGCTGCAGCACGACGAGGACACCTTCGACACCGGCCAGCTCTACGAGCGGTTGCTCAGCGAGTTCGCCGGGCGCGAGGTGCGCCGTACCCACCCGGGCGCTTCGGACGCCGAGCTGGCGGCCTTCGTCGAGGACGAGTTGCTGCGCCTGTCGGTGGTGGCCTTCGCGATGTTCCACCGCGTGCGGCTGTGGGCCACCACCGAGGAGATCGACCGCGATCTGGCCGGTCTGGGGCTGCGCCCGGCGGTGACCCGCGACGCGACGTTCCGCACCCCGATCACCGCCGGTCAGGAGCTGGTCGGCCGGTTCTTCTTCATCCAGCGGGCCCAGGCCAACCGCGACGACCAGACCCTGCAGACGTACGAATTCCTGCACGCGACCTTCGGCGAATACCTGGTGGCCCGGCTCGTGGCGCAGGCGGTCGGCGACGCCGCGGCCCGCTCCCAGGCCCGCACGCTGCGGCTGGGCCCCGCCGATGACGACGACCTGCTGCAGACGCTGCTGGCGTTCACCCCGCTGACCGCCCGCGCGACGGTCCTCCCGTTCGTCGCGGCGATGCTGCGCCGGACCGCCCCGGTCCGCGACTGGCTCCTGGACCAGCTGCGCGCGGCCGTGCTCCGCCCCCGGCTCGCCCCTCGCGCCTACGCCCCCGTCGACAAGCGCCTCGACCACCGCATGGCCACGTACTCGTTCAACCTGGCGCTGCTCACCGTGGCCTGCGGCGAACCGGTGCACGCGGCCGACCTGTTCCGGCGGGCCAAGGACCCGGCCTCCTGGCTGCGCGACACGGCACTGCAATGGCGGGCGGCCGTACCGAGCGGCATGTATCTCGATGCCCTCGAAACCCTCGACGTCACCCGCACCTGGTCCCCCGACGGCCGCCGCGACCTGGTCCTGCGCGCCGCGCAGGACGCCGCCTGGCCCACCGCGGAACCGCTGTGGTCGCACAAGATCGGTCCCGGCTCGGAGATGGCCGCCTGGATCGAGGGCAGCTTCAGCAACTACTTCGACCTGACCAGCACGCTGCGCTCGATGCACCTCAGCGGCGCCCTGAGCGACGACGCCCTGCGCCACGCCGTCGAGCCGCTGACGACCAGGCTCTCCCCGGCCGTCACCACATTCGCCGTCCACGGCCGGTCGGATGCCGAGTCGGTGGCGCACAGCCTGGTCGCGCTGTGGCTGGCGTCGACGCTGCGCGACGACTCGGAGCAGTTGCTGCGCGCCTACGAGCGCGCGGTGACGGCGGTGGAGTACGCCTTGGAGCCGCCCCAGGCCACGCACGGCGCGGGCGGAGCGGGGATCGCCATCGTCCTGGGTCAGCTCGCGCAGGACGCGGCCGGGTCCCGGCTGCCGGCCGCCGCGGTCGCGGGGTTCCTGGACCGGCTCGTTGCCAGCCACCGGTTCCCCGAGTGCCCCGGCAAGGCGGCGGCGGTGGAATGCCTGCTCACCCTGGACTCCCCGGTCCGGGCCGGCACGGCGAAGACGCTCGAACTCTTCTTCGAGGAGTGGCCGCCGGGGCTGGTGCTGCGCTTCTTCGCGGCCGAGCCGGAGCGGCTACGGCTGGTGGACGCGGGCCGGGTGCTGCGCCGCGTCGCCGCCGATGGGCCGTCGCCGGCCGGGGCTGACCCGGCCCTGGGGGCGGCGTTCGACGCGATCCGTTCCGCGGCCGGCGGGTGA